A stretch of the Schistocerca serialis cubense isolate TAMUIC-IGC-003099 chromosome 2, iqSchSeri2.2, whole genome shotgun sequence genome encodes the following:
- the LOC126457682 gene encoding lethal(2)neighbour of tid protein, with amino-acid sequence MPSKGMGQSQKHRNQAIKLFHAVKNKYCTKDFVLSLLFDPKRLPVVGLLLIVAEIFVNIVVIHTVRYTEIDWVAYMQEVEGVANGTLDYTYLKGDTGPLVYPAGFVYIFMLLYYITEHGQNIRLAQYIFALFYIILLCLVFRIYYKSQKVPPYVLILVCCTSYRIHSIFVLRLFNDPVAMILLYGSLNYFLDNRWTVGSIFYSLAVSVKMNILLFAPALLVGYLTSLGVRGTIVQLFICASVQIILGLPFILTNPFAYIKGAFNLGRVFLFEWTVNWRFLPENIFISPYFHISLLMLHIAILAYFYDISLVYLRSYASLKALENDIQPQLKKHKEKIDMKTVSQLFLLPMFTSNFIGVMCSRSLHYQFYVWYFHSLPYLLWSTPFSDVWRLCILGVIELCWNTFPSTAVSSVLLHLCHICILYGLQRNKVLRNQATAKTK; translated from the coding sequence ATGCCAAGCAAAGGGATGGGACAAAGTCAGAAGCATCGTAACCAAGCCATCAAATTATTTCACGCTGTTAAAAATAAATACTGCACCAAAGATTTTGTGTTGTCTCTACTATTTGATCCGAAGAGATTGCCGGTTGTGGGTTTATTGCTAATTGTCgctgaaatttttgtgaatattGTGGTTATACACACAGTTAGATATACAGAAATAGATTGGGTAGCGTACATGCAGGAAGTTGAGGGAGTCGCAAATGGTACACTGGATTATACGTACCTGAAGGGAGATACAGGACCTCTTGTTTACCCAGCTGGATTTGTCTACATATTTATGTTACTCTATTATATTACAGAGCACGGTCAAAACATTAGGCTAGCTCAGTATATATTCGCGTTATTCTACATTATACTGTTGTGTTTAGTGTTTAGAATTTATTACAAGAGTCAAAAAGTGCCACCATATGTGCTAATTTTAGTATGCTGTACATCTTACAGAATCCACTCAATTTTTGTCCTTCGTTTATTTAATGACCCAGTTGCTATGATATTATTGTATGGTTCGCTGAACTACTTCTTGGACAACAGATGGACTGTAGGTAGTATTTTTTATAGCCTGGCAGTGTCTGTCAAGATGAATATTCTACTCTTTGCACCAGCATTACTTGTAGGATATTTGACATCTCTTGGTGTCCGAGGCACAATAGTTCAGCTTTTTATATGTGCTTCTGTACAAAtaattcttggtcttccatttatATTGACTAATCCATTTGCTTACATAAAGGGTGCTTTCAATCTTGGCCGTGTATTTCTTTTTGAGTGGACAGTTAACTGGAGATTTTTGCCAGAAAATATTTTCATTAGTCCATACTTTCATATATCACTCTTGATGTTGCATATTGCAATTCTAGCATATTTTTATGATATATCACTAGTGTACCTTCGTAGCTATGCTAGCCTGAAAGCACTTGAAAATGACATCCAACCACAGctgaagaaacataaagaaaagatAGATATGAAGACTGTTTCTCAGTtgtttctgcttccaatgttcacTTCAAATTTTATTGGTGTAATGTGTAGTCGTTCATTGCACTATCAGTTTTATGTGTGGTATTTCCACTCATTGCCTTACCTGTTGTGGTCTACACCTTTTTCTGATGTTTGGAGATTATGCATTTTAGGTGTTATTGAATTA
- the LOC126457683 gene encoding lipid droplet-associated hydrolase-like: protein MQDEFVNIGATPTHIATWGIGKKEEIQNCEELVVLIPGNPGLIGYYKEFLDTVYKNLKMPLCVISHAGHELPTGSVTAVDGQQSYDLDFQTQHKIEFINKYVPSNIRLYLVGHSIGCKIILNMLKNEDIDKRVVKCYLLFPTVERMAESPNGKFLTKFVLPIVPIILFLSWIFTLFPSKIQYCLLYLYFLIRGSGSDASDVTRQLINPQILRNVFSLADDEMNTVQELDHHVVDLHKDKLFFYYGATDNWTPVSYFEQLLKLHPNVKAQLCSNNFEHAFVLSSANEVGMYVSELIKSDKLKCSGI from the coding sequence ATGcaagatgaatttgttaacatcggtgcCACGCCAACACACATTGCTACATGGGGTATcggaaaaaaggaagaaatacaaaattgTGAAGAACTGGTAGTTCTTATTCCAGGAAACCCTGGTTTGATTGGTTATTATAAAGAATTTTTAGATACCGTTTATAAGAATCTGAAAATGCCGCTGTGTGTGATATCACATGCAGGACACGAATTACCAACGGGCAGTGTTACTGCAGTTGACGGACAGCAGTCTTATGATCTTGATTTTCAGACTCAACATAAAATAGaatttataaacaaatatgtacCAAGCAACATCAGGTTGTATCTTGTTGGCCATTCTATCGGGTGTAAAATTATACTGAATATGTTGAAAAATGAAGACATAGACAAGCGGGTGGTTAAGTGCTATCTTTTATTCCCTACAGTTGAGCGAATGGCGGAGTCACCCAATGGAAAATTCTTAACAAAATTTGTACTCCCTATAGTACCCATAATATTGTTCTTATCATGGATATTCACTTTGTTCCCCAGTAAGATACAGTACTGTCTACTGTACTTGTATTTTTTAATTCGTGGTTCAGGAAGTGATGCTTCTGATGTTACCAGACAATTAATTAATCCACAGATATTGAGAAATGTTTTTTCCCTAGCTGATGATGAAATGAATACAGTGCAAGAACTTGATCACCATGTAGTAGACTTGCACAAAGATAAGCTGTTTTTCTACTATGGTGCAACAGATAACTGGACACCTGTTAGTTATTTTGAACAGTTGTTAAAACTTCACCCAAATGTAAAAGCACAGTTATGTAGTAATAATTTTGAACACGCTTTTGTGTTATCATCAGCAAATGAGGTGGGAATGTATGTATCTGAATTGATAAAATCTGACAAACTAAAATGTAGTGGCATATAG